In the genome of Catenovulum adriaticum, one region contains:
- a CDS encoding SLC5 family protein, translating into MSNSMLQLSVFLFITALIAFLTYLKCAGHGRSAKDSNKEYFLAGGGLSWTFIAGSITLTNLSTDQLIGMNGNQMALLAWWEFSAVFGLVILAKIFLPVYYKNGCTTTTELLEKRYKDRHIRAVIGGLFLLGNIFIFLPAVLYTGALFMQSMFGVEISLLTLAIVFAIVGSAYSIFGGLRAVAVSDTYSGVLLLSMGMLVVFLALSAINWDFSGIPKERLTLIGGDDSPLPWHVLLTGMIFIQTFYWSTNQTITQRAMAAPSLKEAQKGVFAAATLRFVIIPPMIVIPGIVSYKLFGDVGDAAYGMIVNDVLPVWLSGAFAAAIAAAVLSSFNSILNSSAALYVCDLHENYFNAKPNVAKLSGIASVVFVIIAIALVPVYARAESIINTIQELYGLLSMPILSTFIVGLLFKNVDSKAAIIAVVSGTLLYAAFVFGLDDKPFHYIHMMFITLIFSVTISLFVNRFVFGKRAILIFKEH; encoded by the coding sequence ATGTCTAATTCAATGCTGCAATTGAGTGTTTTTCTATTTATTACAGCTCTTATTGCCTTTTTAACTTACCTTAAATGTGCCGGCCATGGACGCAGTGCTAAAGATTCAAATAAGGAATATTTTTTGGCTGGTGGAGGTTTATCTTGGACATTTATTGCCGGCTCTATCACCTTAACTAATCTGTCAACTGACCAACTAATCGGTATGAATGGTAACCAAATGGCGCTACTGGCGTGGTGGGAGTTTTCTGCTGTATTTGGCTTGGTTATTTTGGCAAAAATATTCTTACCTGTTTATTATAAAAACGGTTGTACGACAACAACAGAGCTGTTAGAGAAAAGATATAAAGATCGGCATATCCGGGCGGTTATTGGCGGTTTGTTTTTATTGGGAAATATTTTTATATTCTTGCCAGCGGTACTGTATACCGGTGCTTTGTTTATGCAATCTATGTTCGGGGTTGAAATTAGTTTACTAACTTTGGCAATCGTATTCGCTATTGTCGGTTCTGCTTATTCGATTTTTGGTGGTTTAAGAGCAGTTGCTGTATCAGACACTTATAGTGGCGTCTTACTGCTGTCAATGGGTATGCTGGTGGTTTTTCTAGCCTTAAGTGCAATCAACTGGGATTTTTCCGGTATTCCGAAAGAGCGTTTAACCCTTATTGGAGGGGATGACTCGCCTTTACCTTGGCATGTATTATTAACTGGTATGATCTTTATCCAAACGTTTTATTGGAGTACCAACCAAACCATTACACAGCGAGCGATGGCAGCGCCTAGTTTAAAAGAAGCGCAAAAAGGCGTTTTTGCCGCAGCAACATTAAGATTTGTCATAATCCCACCTATGATTGTTATTCCAGGTATTGTTTCGTATAAATTATTTGGTGATGTCGGTGATGCAGCGTATGGCATGATAGTGAATGATGTTTTGCCAGTTTGGCTTTCAGGAGCATTCGCAGCAGCGATTGCGGCAGCCGTGTTATCTAGTTTTAATAGTATATTAAATTCGTCTGCTGCATTATATGTGTGTGACTTGCATGAAAACTATTTTAACGCTAAACCAAATGTGGCTAAACTTAGTGGAATCGCGAGTGTCGTTTTTGTGATTATCGCAATTGCGTTAGTGCCGGTTTATGCCCGCGCTGAAAGTATTATTAATACCATTCAAGAGTTATATGGGTTGCTGAGTATGCCCATATTATCTACCTTTATTGTTGGTTTGTTGTTCAAAAATGTGGATTCAAAAGCAGCGATAATTGCGGTTGTATCTGGTACTTTGTTGTATGCTGCATTTGTATTTGGGCTTGATGATAAACCTTTCCATTACATCCATATGATGTTTATCACGCTAATATTTTCGGTTACGATTTCTCTTTTCGTCAATCGTTTTGTTTTTGGTAAGCGAGCAATTTTAATTTTTAAAGAACATTAA
- a CDS encoding carbohydrate ABC transporter permease, which yields MSSLGLIFICPLLFMVFASFKSDSQIFSQQSILHTFNPFNGVGFKNYQDVLGATPFVNYLTNSLVVTFCSVIFSVLINSMAAYALLRFPWRHKQVIFTFLLALLVIPFEAIILPLVFIVTNLPWLTFESGQLNLTMSWFNSLHVQIIPELANPFFIYLIYAYLKSLPKDYEEAALLEGASIWKIYFFIVVPMAKPMLATVAILTFLRSWNAYLLPILVAQSEAVRPLMPGMQQFFGHSTSWGSIMAYATLITVPILVVFCILQKYFVSGIKIGIKH from the coding sequence ATGAGTAGCCTGGGCCTTATATTTATCTGTCCACTGCTATTTATGGTATTTGCGTCATTTAAAAGCGATAGTCAAATTTTTTCTCAACAAAGTATCTTGCATACATTCAATCCGTTTAACGGTGTGGGTTTTAAAAACTATCAAGATGTGCTTGGTGCCACTCCCTTTGTCAATTATTTAACTAATTCGCTAGTTGTCACCTTTTGCTCAGTTATCTTTTCTGTGTTGATTAACAGTATGGCTGCTTATGCGTTGTTAAGGTTTCCTTGGCGCCATAAGCAAGTTATTTTCACCTTCTTGTTGGCGTTGCTCGTTATCCCATTCGAAGCGATTATATTACCCTTAGTATTTATCGTGACCAATTTACCTTGGCTTACGTTTGAAAGTGGTCAGCTTAATTTAACCATGTCTTGGTTTAATAGCTTACATGTACAAATTATTCCTGAGTTGGCCAATCCGTTTTTTATCTATCTCATTTACGCATATTTAAAAAGTTTACCCAAAGATTATGAAGAAGCGGCGTTACTGGAGGGCGCTTCAATTTGGAAAATCTATTTCTTTATTGTGGTCCCTATGGCTAAACCTATGCTAGCAACCGTTGCCATCTTAACTTTCTTACGTAGCTGGAATGCTTATTTGTTACCGATACTGGTCGCTCAATCTGAAGCTGTACGACCGCTCATGCCGGGCATGCAGCAATTTTTTGGTCATAGCACTAGTTGGGGCAGTATTATGGCTTATGCCACGTTAATTACTGTACCGATTTTAGTTGTGTTCTGTATTTTGCAAAAATATTTTGTTTCTGGGATTAAAATAGGAATTAAGCATTAA
- a CDS encoding carbohydrate kinase family protein, whose protein sequence is MNVVCMGETLIDFVCTDEQTSMADSTHFIKKSGGAPANVAACVSKLGGSSLFAGAVGQDPFGDSLENELQQYGVQTTFLKRSVKPTTLAFISLMADGEREFVFNRGADGDYSLIEPEIDEMLNNAILHLGAATALLGGKLYDTYLQTAKTAKRKGQLISFDPNYRVDLWPGRLDEFIEKSLEFIQMADIVKVSEEELELLTKHSDLQMGCDLLHEQGVTVVTVTIGSKGCYLSTKEKKSIIPAYEIKPIDTTGAGDSFIGALLYQLAQKPTQDYQKIAEYIQFANKVSGLVCEHYGPMTGLSDYQTISNTERKLKA, encoded by the coding sequence ATGAATGTTGTTTGTATGGGTGAAACCCTAATCGACTTTGTCTGTACGGATGAGCAAACCAGCATGGCTGATTCAACTCATTTTATAAAAAAATCTGGCGGCGCACCTGCAAATGTTGCCGCCTGCGTTTCAAAATTAGGCGGTTCAAGCCTGTTTGCAGGCGCTGTTGGTCAAGACCCTTTTGGTGACAGTTTAGAAAATGAACTACAGCAATATGGTGTACAAACGACTTTTTTAAAACGCAGTGTCAAGCCAACAACGCTCGCATTTATTTCGTTAATGGCTGATGGAGAGCGAGAGTTTGTTTTTAACCGTGGTGCAGACGGTGATTATAGTTTAATTGAACCAGAAATAGACGAAATGCTAAATAATGCTATTTTGCATTTAGGAGCAGCTACCGCGCTATTAGGTGGTAAACTTTATGATACCTATTTGCAAACCGCTAAAACAGCCAAACGAAAAGGCCAGCTCATTAGTTTTGATCCAAATTACAGAGTTGATTTGTGGCCAGGTAGACTCGATGAGTTTATTGAAAAAAGTTTGGAGTTTATCCAGATGGCAGATATCGTTAAGGTCAGTGAAGAAGAGCTAGAGCTGCTAACCAAGCATAGTGATCTCCAAATGGGGTGTGACCTTTTACACGAGCAAGGAGTCACGGTAGTGACTGTAACCATAGGTTCAAAGGGTTGTTATCTGTCTACCAAAGAGAAAAAGTCTATCATCCCAGCCTATGAAATAAAGCCAATTGATACCACTGGTGCTGGTGACTCATTTATTGGTGCGCTTCTTTATCAGTTGGCGCAAAAACCAACTCAAGACTATCAAAAAATTGCTGAGTATATTCAGTTTGCGAATAAAGTAAGCGGCTTAGTTTGTGAACACTATGGCCCAATGACTGGACTAAGCGATTATCAAACCATTAGTAATACCGAGCGAAAGTTAAAGGCTTAA
- a CDS encoding ABC transporter ATP-binding protein, translated as MTAIKLNQVTKTFPSNTLILNEINLLIESGELVVFIGSSGCGKSTLLRLIAGLDTQSGGDIWFDDHLMNEVPPGKREVGMVFQSYALYPHMTVKENLSFGLKQKKISKLIIEEKINQVAQTLEIDGLLDLKPDALSGGQQQRVAIGRCIVQTPKLFLFDEPLSNLDAELRVKTRREIRGLHKKLNATMIYVTHDQVEAMTLADKIAVFAPLSEYNSVNLQQFGSPLELYNQPANKFVAGFLGTPKINFILATISQITASAFEIKLQNSEFLIVKARNEINTDELEIGQTVELAIRPEHLFLDSNQGDTSINADYETRELLGAETLIYFNFGGTSIAIKCPDQIVELNPNNKEVALYFNLINCFVFDQISGKRLV; from the coding sequence ATGACTGCTATTAAATTAAATCAAGTAACCAAAACATTTCCTTCCAATACCTTAATTTTAAATGAGATTAATTTATTAATTGAATCTGGAGAACTAGTTGTATTTATTGGTTCTTCTGGTTGTGGGAAATCAACATTACTCAGACTAATTGCGGGGTTGGATACCCAATCGGGCGGTGATATTTGGTTTGATGATCACCTGATGAACGAAGTCCCCCCTGGTAAACGTGAAGTTGGTATGGTTTTTCAGTCGTATGCTTTGTATCCTCATATGACTGTTAAAGAAAACTTATCTTTTGGTCTGAAACAAAAAAAAATATCCAAACTAATCATTGAAGAAAAGATTAATCAAGTCGCACAAACGCTTGAAATTGACGGATTACTCGATTTGAAACCAGACGCTCTATCTGGCGGTCAACAGCAAAGAGTCGCGATAGGTCGATGCATAGTTCAAACCCCAAAATTATTTTTATTTGATGAGCCTTTATCAAATTTAGATGCTGAGTTAAGAGTAAAAACGCGAAGAGAGATCAGAGGCCTACACAAAAAATTAAACGCCACTATGATTTACGTCACGCATGATCAAGTCGAGGCAATGACGCTTGCTGATAAAATAGCTGTATTTGCACCATTATCTGAGTATAACTCGGTAAATTTGCAACAATTTGGATCGCCTTTGGAGCTTTACAACCAACCTGCTAATAAGTTTGTTGCAGGCTTTTTAGGAACGCCAAAGATAAATTTTATTTTAGCTACAATAAGCCAAATAACAGCATCAGCATTTGAAATTAAGCTGCAAAATAGTGAGTTTTTAATTGTTAAAGCAAGAAATGAAATAAATACCGATGAATTGGAAATTGGGCAAACGGTGGAATTAGCAATTCGACCAGAGCATTTATTTTTAGATTCTAACCAAGGTGATACTTCAATAAATGCAGATTATGAAACAAGGGAGCTATTAGGTGCGGAAACGCTTATCTACTTTAATTTTGGTGGGACGTCTATCGCGATAAAGTGTCCTGACCAAATTGTTGAATTAAACCCTAACAATAAAGAAGTAGCACTCTACTTCAATTTAATAAATTGTTTTGTTTTTGATCAAATATCAGGCAAGCGGCTAGTATAA
- a CDS encoding MFS transporter, protein MSKLLLWSVTVAVAGFLFGFDTAVISGAEQKIQNLWRLSPFEHGTFIVSSALWGTVIGALTGSIPCDRLGRKTTLIIIGVLYALSALGSAFATNEYIFAILRFVGGVGVGMSSIAVPAYISEVAPAKHRGRLVALYQFQIVFGILIAFVSNYFISGFADWDWRLMLGIETLPALVYLLMVFRVPESPRWLILHKNDVQTSRKILLDIGEENIDKVIDEIKQSKTSTSDIVKTKQVLEQVELHNVEHEVKDIIEEKKENSGNRLFKKKYSFPIMLAFLLAFFNQLSGINFILYYAPRVFEMAGLDASASLLSSTGIGLTNLIFTMAGLYLIDMVGRKTLMLIGSIGYILSLGIVAWAFAGGHGGLIVVLAIFAFIASHAIGQGAVIWVFIAEIFPNSVRAKGQALGSGTHWVFAALISLLMPVALSAFSASTIFVFFAGMMVLQLLYVLLLMPETKGKSLEDIAHEYK, encoded by the coding sequence ATGTCGAAATTATTGTTATGGTCAGTTACGGTTGCTGTGGCTGGCTTTTTATTCGGTTTTGATACTGCGGTAATATCGGGGGCAGAGCAAAAAATTCAAAATCTTTGGCGATTATCACCATTTGAGCATGGTACATTTATTGTATCATCGGCTTTATGGGGGACGGTAATAGGTGCGTTAACCGGGAGTATCCCATGTGATAGATTAGGTCGAAAAACAACTTTGATTATCATTGGTGTTCTATACGCATTGTCGGCTTTGGGTTCAGCGTTCGCCACAAACGAGTATATTTTTGCGATATTACGATTTGTCGGAGGGGTAGGTGTTGGTATGTCATCAATAGCTGTGCCCGCTTATATTTCGGAAGTTGCGCCAGCTAAACATAGAGGACGTCTAGTTGCACTCTATCAATTTCAAATTGTCTTTGGGATTTTAATTGCATTTGTTTCAAATTACTTTATTTCAGGGTTTGCAGATTGGGATTGGCGATTAATGCTAGGCATAGAAACTCTGCCGGCCTTAGTTTATTTGCTTATGGTATTTCGAGTACCGGAAAGCCCTAGATGGTTGATTTTGCATAAAAATGATGTGCAAACTAGTCGAAAAATTTTATTGGATATTGGTGAAGAAAACATTGATAAAGTGATTGATGAGATTAAACAAAGTAAGACATCTACTTCCGATATTGTTAAAACTAAACAGGTTCTGGAGCAGGTTGAATTACACAATGTTGAACACGAAGTTAAGGATATAATTGAAGAAAAAAAGGAAAATTCAGGTAACCGTTTATTTAAGAAAAAGTATTCATTTCCAATTATGTTGGCTTTTTTACTCGCGTTTTTTAATCAATTATCGGGCATTAATTTTATTTTGTATTATGCACCGAGAGTATTTGAAATGGCGGGTTTAGACGCTAGCGCATCACTACTATCTAGTACAGGAATTGGATTGACCAACTTAATTTTTACTATGGCCGGGCTTTATCTAATTGATATGGTAGGGCGTAAAACCTTGATGCTGATTGGTTCTATTGGTTATATTTTGTCATTAGGGATTGTGGCTTGGGCATTTGCAGGTGGGCACGGAGGATTAATTGTCGTGTTAGCTATATTTGCATTCATTGCATCACATGCTATTGGGCAAGGCGCAGTCATTTGGGTCTTTATTGCTGAGATATTTCCCAATTCAGTTAGGGCTAAAGGTCAGGCGCTAGGTTCAGGAACACACTGGGTATTTGCAGCCTTAATTAGTTTGCTGATGCCAGTGGCATTGAGTGCATTTAGCGCTAGTACCATATTTGTATTTTTTGCCGGAATGATGGTTCTACAATTGTTATATGTACTATTGCTAATGCCTGAAACTAAGGGTAAAAGCCTAGAGGACATAGCGCACGAATATAAATAA
- a CDS encoding extracellular solute-binding protein, with product MTFASFKAVAKPIEIWRTLTAPDEMKVFEQQVKRYNQRNPNSKISIEYIPHGSYRDSVIGGALAKDLPCILAVDQPDVANYAWAGLIRPLYRQTEGESQSQNSLIKKETIDRINPSGVGSYKQAVYSLGPFDISLAIFSRKSLFKQLDVRIPSVEQPWSVKEFNQVLAKLRSLNTYKYILDLNLLGVGEWPAYAFLPMLYSSGADLIERTDYLKAEGVLNSPSAIQWGNWLQGLIEKNLAFVRVGEHALFERGLLALDYNGSWVFDRYKKAIGDDLLILPTIDFGRGAYIGGGSWHYSISHQCLQPKSAANFIEFIMSDHEIQYFSEKTGFIPTSKTAAENTILYRPGGELFPLYKMSANHVVMRPATPAYPAISSIFSQALRRIVDGENVEQALDRAVDEIEQNISDNRGYR from the coding sequence ATGACTTTTGCTTCTTTTAAAGCGGTTGCAAAGCCAATAGAGATCTGGCGCACTTTGACTGCTCCAGATGAAATGAAAGTATTTGAACAACAAGTAAAACGATATAACCAGCGTAATCCCAACTCAAAAATTAGTATTGAGTACATTCCTCATGGAAGCTACCGCGATTCTGTTATTGGAGGCGCGTTAGCTAAAGACTTACCTTGTATTCTTGCTGTCGATCAACCTGATGTGGCAAATTATGCTTGGGCTGGGCTGATTCGGCCACTCTATAGACAAACTGAAGGTGAATCTCAAAGCCAAAATTCTCTAATAAAAAAAGAAACAATAGATAGGATCAATCCTAGTGGGGTTGGCTCATACAAACAGGCTGTTTATTCGCTTGGGCCATTTGACATTTCGTTGGCGATATTTAGTCGTAAATCTCTTTTTAAACAATTAGATGTCAGAATACCTAGTGTTGAACAACCGTGGTCAGTCAAAGAGTTTAATCAGGTTTTAGCAAAGTTACGAAGCCTGAATACTTACAAGTATATTTTAGATTTAAATTTGTTAGGTGTAGGTGAATGGCCTGCCTATGCGTTTCTGCCTATGCTATATAGTAGTGGAGCTGATTTAATTGAACGTACTGACTATCTTAAAGCTGAAGGAGTATTAAATAGTCCGTCTGCAATTCAGTGGGGGAATTGGCTTCAAGGTTTAATAGAAAAAAATTTAGCATTCGTTCGGGTCGGTGAGCATGCACTATTTGAGCGGGGGTTACTGGCTCTTGATTACAACGGCAGTTGGGTGTTTGACCGCTATAAAAAAGCCATAGGTGACGATTTACTTATTTTACCGACCATTGATTTTGGTCGGGGGGCCTATATTGGTGGGGGGAGTTGGCATTATTCGATAAGTCACCAGTGTCTTCAGCCAAAGTCGGCAGCGAATTTTATCGAATTTATTATGTCAGATCATGAAATCCAATATTTTAGTGAAAAAACGGGCTTCATTCCGACTTCGAAAACGGCGGCTGAAAATACAATTTTATATCGTCCAGGAGGCGAACTCTTTCCACTTTATAAGATGTCAGCTAATCATGTCGTGATGAGACCTGCAACGCCTGCATATCCGGCTATTTCTAGTATTTTCTCGCAAGCACTTAGGAGAATAGTTGATGGAGAGAATGTTGAACAAGCATTGGATCGCGCGGTTGATGAAATTGAGCAAAACATAAGTGATAACCGAGGGTATAGGTAA
- a CDS encoding carbohydrate ABC transporter permease — MLLFVFLILPFLVAVTTSFTDKRLLSPNQVEFIGFDNYARLLSVKTLSFPLNRQSSSDFELTYDGKIYLKLRDLLRDNAEFEGYSILYQYQIFEQQKYILAKDPLFIKSLFNTFKFVFMVVPIQVLLALMLALVLQGKGKLKVAFRMLFFAPVVTSMVVVCVVWSMLYQQDGGLFNQVIAKFFDDYQAINWLRDPQWALFSIVLLSAWQGVGIQMLILLSGLKSIPHSLYEASVLDGANKWSQFRYITLPSLKNTLIVVIISTSIFAFSLFVQVDVMTQGGPNDSTSTVLFYAIEKGFRQQQIAYGAAICIFYFVLIVFFTVLQKRLISNEQT; from the coding sequence GTGTTATTATTTGTATTTTTGATATTACCCTTTTTGGTGGCTGTAACGACTTCATTTACGGATAAGCGACTTTTGTCACCAAATCAGGTTGAGTTTATTGGTTTTGATAATTACGCAAGATTATTGAGTGTTAAAACCTTGTCTTTCCCTTTAAATAGGCAAAGTTCGTCCGATTTTGAGTTAACTTATGATGGTAAAATTTATTTGAAATTAAGAGATTTATTACGAGATAACGCTGAATTTGAAGGTTATTCTATACTTTATCAATATCAAATATTTGAACAACAAAAATATATATTAGCGAAAGACCCACTGTTTATAAAATCTTTGTTTAACACATTTAAATTTGTTTTCATGGTTGTACCAATCCAGGTATTACTTGCGCTGATGCTTGCACTAGTGCTACAAGGAAAGGGTAAACTAAAGGTTGCTTTTAGGATGCTATTTTTTGCACCAGTTGTGACTTCTATGGTTGTTGTTTGTGTTGTCTGGAGTATGTTATATCAACAGGATGGAGGATTATTTAATCAAGTCATTGCTAAATTTTTTGATGATTATCAGGCTATCAACTGGTTAAGAGATCCACAATGGGCGTTATTTTCAATTGTTTTACTATCTGCGTGGCAAGGGGTTGGTATTCAGATGCTGATCTTGCTTTCTGGTTTAAAAAGTATCCCTCACAGTTTATATGAAGCATCAGTTTTGGATGGTGCCAATAAATGGTCGCAATTCAGATACATCACACTCCCAAGTCTTAAAAATACGTTGATCGTTGTGATTATATCCACCTCAATTTTTGCATTTTCTTTGTTTGTTCAAGTCGACGTAATGACTCAGGGTGGACCAAATGATTCAACATCTACCGTTTTATTTTACGCAATTGAAAAAGGATTTCGCCAACAGCAAATTGCTTACGGAGCTGCCATTTGTATTTTTTATTTTGTTTTGATCGTGTTTTTTACGGTTTTGCAAAAAAGGCTTATTAGTAATGAACAAACTTAA
- a CDS encoding LacI family DNA-binding transcriptional regulator has protein sequence MVTIKQVAEIAGVSFKTVSRVVNKEPGVKPQNVAKVEKAIKKLGYRPNRAASLVRKKQTNIIGFISDEISTTPASVAILKGAQDMAWEKGKTLMVFNLDPKKPNKDKLYEECLQHRAEGIIYGAMYHQAVTFSDIFKSLPTVLVNCISTADDFLSIVPDDEQAGYYVTKQLLYKGYRRIAFLNLNPNIIAAQQRQRGFLKALTEFGLNNSDYHIATIEKVVDDKTINITREVAEDVLKTFKPDAVLCGKDLAAINLYFAIERLGFKVGKDIGVASFDNWHDIPEILDPQLSTMALPYYEMGRLAVSQLLTMKQTSSFTTQTLHKVSCLLCDRKSF, from the coding sequence ATGGTCACAATAAAACAAGTAGCGGAAATTGCCGGAGTTTCGTTTAAAACGGTTTCACGTGTGGTGAATAAAGAACCAGGTGTTAAACCCCAAAATGTTGCCAAGGTTGAAAAAGCAATCAAAAAATTGGGTTATCGCCCCAATCGAGCTGCTAGTTTGGTCAGAAAAAAGCAAACCAACATTATAGGGTTTATTTCAGACGAAATTTCAACAACACCAGCTTCGGTTGCTATACTAAAAGGCGCACAAGATATGGCATGGGAGAAAGGAAAAACCTTAATGGTTTTTAATCTTGATCCCAAAAAACCAAACAAAGATAAACTTTATGAAGAGTGTCTACAACATAGGGCTGAAGGCATTATATATGGCGCTATGTATCACCAAGCAGTTACCTTTTCAGATATATTTAAGTCATTACCTACTGTTTTAGTTAACTGCATTAGCACAGCAGATGACTTTTTATCTATTGTGCCCGATGATGAACAAGCGGGTTACTATGTTACCAAACAGCTTTTATACAAGGGTTATCGCCGTATCGCGTTTTTAAATTTAAATCCAAATATTATTGCCGCTCAGCAGCGACAACGTGGTTTTTTAAAGGCACTAACTGAATTTGGCTTGAACAATTCTGATTACCATATTGCGACAATTGAAAAGGTAGTTGACGACAAAACCATTAATATTACGCGAGAAGTAGCCGAAGACGTGCTAAAAACTTTTAAACCTGATGCTGTTTTATGTGGTAAAGATTTAGCTGCAATTAATCTATATTTTGCCATTGAAAGGCTCGGTTTCAAAGTAGGTAAAGATATTGGAGTTGCGAGTTTCGACAATTGGCACGACATTCCTGAAATTTTAGACCCTCAACTATCGACAATGGCATTACCCTATTATGAAATGGGGCGATTAGCAGTTAGTCAATTATTAACCATGAAGCAAACATCTTCCTTTACTACCCAAACACTCCATAAAGTTTCCTGTTTGCTTTGTGACAGAAAATCATTCTAG